A portion of the Lysinibacillus timonensis genome contains these proteins:
- a CDS encoding pseudouridine synthase: MRLDKLLANMGYGSRKEVKQLLKQKAVTVDGEVVKDSSMQVDPEKQNVSVFDERVQYTEYIYLMMNKPPGVISATEDLFDETVIDLLDPLAQHFKPFPVGRLDKDTEGLLLLTNDGVLAHNLLSPKKHVPKTYYAKISGIVTEDDVEAFNMGVELDDGYMTKPGILNILKSGPNSEIELTIQEGKFHQVKRMFEARNKKVTYLKRISMGSLTLDESLELGDYRELTEEELEALKVNR, translated from the coding sequence ATGCGTTTAGATAAGCTGTTAGCAAATATGGGTTACGGTTCACGAAAAGAAGTCAAACAATTACTTAAACAAAAAGCAGTTACAGTTGATGGTGAAGTTGTAAAAGATTCAAGTATGCAGGTGGATCCAGAAAAACAGAATGTGTCAGTGTTTGATGAGAGGGTTCAATATACAGAATATATTTACTTAATGATGAATAAACCTCCAGGAGTCATTTCAGCAACTGAGGATCTATTTGACGAAACAGTAATTGACTTATTAGACCCGCTTGCGCAACATTTCAAACCATTTCCTGTAGGACGGCTCGATAAGGATACAGAAGGTCTTCTATTACTAACAAATGATGGAGTTTTAGCTCATAACTTACTATCTCCGAAAAAACATGTACCCAAAACGTATTATGCTAAAATTAGTGGCATAGTAACGGAAGACGATGTTGAAGCATTTAATATGGGTGTGGAGCTAGACGACGGTTATATGACGAAACCTGGTATTTTAAATATATTAAAATCAGGTCCTAATTCTGAAATTGAGTTAACGATTCAAGAAGGTAAATTTCATCAAGTAAAAAGAATGTTTGAAGCGCGTAATAAAAAAGTAACTTATTTAAAACGAATATCTATGGGGAGTTTAACTCTTGATGAAAGTTTAGAGTTAGGGGATTATCGTGAGTTAACAGAGGAAGAACTTGAAGCTCTAAAAGTAAATAGATAA
- a CDS encoding polysaccharide biosynthesis protein — protein MSSLMKGTAILTIGMFLSKVLGLIYIFPFYAIIGEENIALYQYAYIPYSIMLSIAISGLPLAVSKFVSKYNTLGDYESGYKLMKSGMLVMTITGFAAFFVLNLLATPIAQVVIKSEEQAFTVEQVATVIRWVSYALIVVPIMSLIRGFFQGYDKMQPTAISQLIEQIVRIIFLLLGSFIIVVLLKGHPETAISLSVFAAFVGAIGGLFVLGYYWKKYKPEFQLLRSRSTVTTSNLELSTIYKEVLTFSIPIIFVGLANPLFQLVDMLTFNGAMASIGMSAVSDKYLMMINFTTHKVVIIPVMLATSLSLALIPTITKYFTQGEYKLLRNAMDKSYQILFFITLPATLGISVLANEIYFMLYSESEMGASVLAHYAPIAILFALFQVTAALLQGIDYQKWIIFSLLTGILVKLMLNTPLVKAMQADGAILATAIGYGISIIINLIVLKKVLNYQSKMVTRRIILITILSLVMTIAVFITQKLLISIMGPVDSKLSAVIISLICVAVGIAVYGYLSFRLGLAQKMLGERITRLATKVGLK, from the coding sequence ATGTCCTCTTTGATGAAGGGTACTGCGATATTAACAATAGGTATGTTTTTATCAAAAGTGCTTGGGTTAATTTACATTTTTCCTTTTTATGCAATTATTGGAGAAGAAAATATTGCATTGTATCAATACGCTTACATACCGTATTCCATAATGTTGAGTATAGCGATATCAGGTCTACCTTTAGCCGTATCAAAATTTGTTTCTAAATATAATACATTGGGAGATTATGAGTCAGGATATAAGTTAATGAAGTCTGGAATGCTCGTCATGACGATTACTGGATTCGCAGCCTTCTTTGTTCTAAATTTATTAGCTACACCAATTGCACAAGTGGTGATTAAAAGTGAAGAACAAGCATTTACAGTTGAACAAGTGGCAACGGTTATAAGATGGGTAAGTTATGCATTAATAGTGGTTCCCATCATGAGCTTAATACGAGGATTTTTCCAAGGCTATGATAAAATGCAACCTACAGCAATTTCTCAATTGATTGAACAAATTGTTCGTATTATCTTCCTTTTACTTGGATCATTTATCATTGTTGTTCTTCTAAAAGGACATCCAGAAACGGCTATTTCACTTTCAGTATTTGCTGCTTTCGTTGGTGCAATTGGTGGATTATTTGTACTAGGGTACTATTGGAAAAAATATAAACCAGAATTTCAATTGTTACGTAGTCGAAGTACAGTTACCACTTCTAATTTAGAACTATCAACAATTTACAAAGAAGTGTTAACGTTCTCTATACCAATCATTTTTGTAGGACTTGCGAATCCATTGTTCCAATTAGTCGATATGTTAACGTTTAATGGTGCAATGGCATCTATCGGAATGTCTGCAGTTTCAGACAAATATTTAATGATGATTAACTTCACAACGCATAAAGTAGTCATTATTCCAGTGATGTTGGCTACTAGTTTGTCTTTAGCTTTGATACCAACAATTACGAAGTATTTCACTCAAGGTGAGTACAAATTACTACGTAATGCTATGGATAAATCTTATCAAATACTTTTTTTCATTACGTTACCCGCAACATTAGGAATTTCAGTTTTAGCAAATGAAATCTACTTTATGTTGTATTCGGAAAGTGAAATGGGAGCTAGTGTTTTAGCACACTATGCACCAATTGCTATTCTATTTGCTTTATTCCAAGTTACTGCTGCCCTACTACAAGGAATTGATTATCAGAAATGGATCATCTTTAGTTTATTAACTGGAATATTAGTTAAATTAATGCTGAATACACCATTAGTAAAAGCAATGCAAGCTGATGGTGCAATACTTGCAACAGCAATTGGATATGGAATTTCAATTATTATTAATTTAATTGTCTTAAAAAAGGTTTTAAATTATCAATCAAAAATGGTCACACGCCGAATTATACTAATCACAATCTTATCCTTAGTCATGACAATTGCTGTATTCATTACACAAAAATTATTAATTTCAATCATGGGACCCGTTGATAGTAAATTATCAGCAGTTATTATCTCCTTAATTTGTGTAGCGGTTGGTATTGCAGTGTATGGATATTTATCATTTAGACTAGGTCTAGCACAAAAAATGTTAGGCGAACGAATAACAAGACTCGCTACAAAAGTCGGGTTAAAATAG